The bacterium region GGTTAAGGCAAAAAACAGGCTGCCGGTTGCGGCTTCACGGCTGTCGATCGCGAAATTAGTCACGATAGAATTCGGGTCGCCGCCAATTAGCTTCCCGTTCATCGCATCCGCAAGTTCGCCTAGCCGGAATTGCCTCATGATCGCCCCTCCAGCACATCACGGACAACTTGCCGGTCATCAAATGGAAATTTTGTCTCGCCGATAATTTGATAATCCTCATGCCCTTTGCCCGCAATCACAATCAGATCACCTGTCTTGGCGGTTTCAACCGAAAGCTTGATTGCCTTGTGACGGTCAACTTCCACTTCTACTTGGCTCATCTTTTCGCAGGGAATACCGACCAATATCTGCCCAATAATCGAATCGGGGTTTTCCATTCTCGGATTATCTGAGGTGACAATACACCGGTCGGACAACTCGGAAGCAATTTTCGCCATCTTTGGACGTTTGCCGGCATCACGATTACCGCCACAGCCAAAGACGACGACCAGACGCCTTGGATTAAGCTCACGGGTTGTTAAAAGCAATTTCTCGAGAGCATCCGGTGTGTGGGCATAATCTACTAGCACATCAAAATCACGACCTGTTGGAATGGCT contains the following coding sequences:
- the murE gene encoding UDP-N-acetylmuramyl-tripeptide synthetase — encoded protein: AMASGKPFTGVINLDDPFGPQLASLVRGEVMTYGLNEKANIRALAPQVGVGEISFKLSTPIGCTDLKVNVGGRFNIWNSLAAVGSSLAVGVPLDVIAEGLESARGVPGRFEAIPTGRDFDVLVDYAHTPDALEKLLLTTRELNPRRLVVVFGCGGNRDAGKRPKMAKIASELSDRCIVTSDNPRMENPDSIIGQILVGIPCEKMSQVEVEVDRHKAIKLSVETAKTGDLIVIAGKGHEDYQIIGETKFPFDDRQVVRDVLEGRS